The Streptomyces sp. P9-A4 genome contains a region encoding:
- a CDS encoding SDR family NAD(P)-dependent oxidoreductase: MTVTEETQDYGPGVDPERLAVCLGVLDELDKLDVDHPDAIRVRRATAGIYRTVKQRRRQERRAAKTANDKAVTEATATGSAQRIDDETEGILPSSVTEEGRIAGILQRPRSCYVCKTRFVEVDYFYHQLCQNCAALNRSKREARTDLTGKRALLTGGRAKIGMYIALRLLRDGAHTTITTRFPKDAIRRFKAMEDSGDWMHRLEVVGIDLRDPAQAVALADQMTEAGPLDILINNATQTVRRLPSAYAALVDGESAPLPAGELPAHHVIGAFNSGAVGELVGSSELPAGVRDLEAQQVADLALVAGNASIARHLDGTAIDAGGLVPDVVDSNTWVQSIEQISPVELLETQLCNYTAPFILISKLRPAMADAARKASSGRSYVVNVSAMEGVFSRGYKGAGHPNTNAAKAAMNMVTRTSGEEMFTTDGILMTSVDTGWITDERPHFDKLRLAEAGFHAPLDLVDGAARVYDPIVRGEDGDDLYGCFLKDYAPANW, from the coding sequence ATGACGGTGACCGAAGAAACCCAGGACTACGGGCCGGGCGTCGACCCCGAACGCCTGGCCGTCTGTCTCGGCGTCCTCGACGAGCTCGACAAGCTGGACGTCGACCACCCGGACGCGATCCGCGTCCGGCGCGCCACCGCCGGCATCTACCGGACGGTGAAGCAGCGCCGCCGCCAGGAGCGCCGGGCCGCGAAGACCGCCAACGACAAGGCGGTCACGGAGGCCACGGCCACCGGTTCCGCGCAGCGCATCGACGACGAGACCGAGGGCATCCTGCCCTCCTCCGTCACCGAGGAGGGCCGGATCGCCGGGATACTCCAGCGCCCCCGGTCCTGCTACGTCTGCAAGACGCGGTTCGTCGAGGTCGACTACTTCTACCACCAGCTCTGCCAGAACTGCGCGGCCTTGAACCGGTCCAAGCGCGAGGCCCGCACCGACCTCACCGGCAAGCGCGCCCTGCTCACCGGCGGCCGGGCCAAGATCGGCATGTACATCGCGCTGCGGCTGCTGCGCGACGGCGCCCACACCACCATCACCACGCGCTTCCCCAAGGACGCCATCCGCCGCTTCAAGGCGATGGAGGACTCCGGGGACTGGATGCACCGCCTGGAAGTCGTCGGCATCGACCTGCGCGACCCCGCCCAGGCGGTGGCGCTCGCGGACCAGATGACCGAGGCCGGTCCGCTCGACATCCTGATCAACAACGCGACGCAGACCGTGCGCCGGCTGCCCTCCGCCTACGCCGCCCTCGTCGACGGCGAGAGCGCGCCGCTGCCCGCCGGCGAGCTGCCCGCCCACCATGTCATCGGCGCGTTCAACTCGGGCGCGGTCGGCGAGCTCGTCGGCTCGTCCGAGCTGCCCGCGGGCGTGCGCGACCTGGAGGCGCAGCAGGTCGCGGACCTGGCCCTGGTCGCGGGCAACGCCAGCATCGCCCGGCACCTCGACGGCACCGCCATCGACGCGGGCGGCCTCGTGCCGGACGTCGTCGATTCCAACACCTGGGTGCAGAGCATCGAGCAGATCTCCCCGGTGGAGCTGCTGGAGACCCAGCTGTGCAACTACACGGCGCCGTTCATCCTGATCAGCAAGCTGCGCCCGGCCATGGCCGACGCGGCGCGCAAGGCGTCCAGCGGGCGTTCCTACGTCGTGAACGTCTCCGCGATGGAGGGCGTGTTCAGCCGCGGCTACAAGGGCGCGGGGCACCCGAACACCAACGCCGCCAAGGCCGCCATGAACATGGTGACGCGGACCAGCGGTGAGGAGATGTTCACCACCGACGGCATCCTCATGACCTCGGTCGACACCGGCTGGATCACCGACGAGCGTCCGCACTTCGACAAGCTGCGGCTGGCCGAGGCCGGTTTCCACGCCCCGCTCGACCTGGTCGACGGCGCGGCCCGCGTCTACGACCCGATCGTGCGCGGCGAGGACGGCGATGACCTGTACGGCTGCTTCCTCAAGGACTACGCCCCCGCCAACTGGTAG